The genomic interval cctaccccggcctgaagctactccaccccgTACTGCCTCTCTCTACCATtacacgctgaataaactacatcataattcaccctcgttgtccgcgtgtccgtctctgcacctgagtcccccacccaagcctaataGACTAAACAACCTGTCACCTAATTAGCAAGTCCTCAATGAGTAAAATCaggtgcaacaacaacaacaacaacaacaacatgaggACAGGGACACAGTGTACTAGCTGATCTCCCAGTTGTCACCGTTTGGCCTTGTGTTCCACATAGCCTATATCAGTATTTGAGTATGTTTCCCGCGCACGGTAGGTGCTTTCACGTCACCTTTGAAATCGCTCCTCCCTAGTCCCCCTAGAACGAGCGCCCCCTCCCCTTTGCAACGCCTCCGAACATATCACAGAGGCGCGCTTTCTGTGCcgctggcctcaatcaggtcgaccAAACGCAGATAATAGCGCTCCACGAACCGTTGCTGAAGTCATTCATTCACTTGAACTCAACTAGCGAACACACCATGTCTGGAAGAGGCAAAGGCGGCAAGGGACTCGAAAAGGAGGCGCTAAGCGCCACCGCAAAGTTCTCCGCGATAACATCCAGGGAATCACCAAACCCGCTATCCGCCGTCTGGCTCGCCGGGCGGCGTGAAGCGATTTTGGTCTGATCTACGAGGAGACCCGCGGTGTCCTGAAGGTGTTCCTGGAGAACGTGATCCGTGACGCAGTCACCTACACCGGCACGCCAAGAGGAAGACCGTTACCGCATGGACGTGGTCTACGCTCTGAAACGTCAGGGACGCACCCTGTACGGTTTCGTAAGTTAAAGTCACTCTCTTCGAACCACAACATCCCGACacgaacccaaaggctcttttaagagccaaccactctgtcagtaaaaagagcATTTCCATCGCCACCGAATGAATGCGCAGGTAGGCTGCGTTACATTGTAGGACGCGGTTACATTGTATCATTGTTTAATGGCGGCGCGCGCCGGCTCGGAGAAcggctacattgtatcatttccccGCCCGTTCCAGCGTAGGTGGTTTACTACGCCTTTTTTGTTGTCTTTGCCGCTGAATAGTAACCCATGTTTGTCGGcctccattccaggtgaaggcaaTGTAAAATGGCACCATTTGTCAAAGGTGTAAATAAAAAAAGCAGTCTGTTGGGTTTGAATGGAAAGAAATGCCTTTTTGTCGTTTAATGAGCGGATAGTCATTTTGAGTCGACTTCCTGAATCGGTAGGACACGACGGAGAGAATGGACGCTCCATCATTGGACTATACCCTAATGATGTGAATGAGAACGATAATGGCAAGAataaaaagggggtgaataatcccgtctaggaagaataggagtaggcatatatatatatatatatatatatatatatatatatatatatatatacgtagcCCTTTTTGCCAACGGGTCATTTCTGGTCCAGGTCGCATCATACAtaaatagtcccctgtagctcagttggtagagcactgtgcttgcaacgccagggttgcgggttcgtttcccaaggggggccagtatgaaaatgtaggcacacacttaactgtaagtggctctggataagagcgtctgctacatgactcaaaATGTCCATGTAAAGTGTAGTACATTTGAGTCACATAGTGTATTTTCCTTCCTACTACCCTCATGAGGCAACAggataaatataataaaataataatataatatgccatttagcagacgcttttatccaaagcgacttacagtcatgcgtgcatacatttttgtgtatgggtggtcccgggatcgaacccactaccttggtgttacaagcgccgtgctctaccagctaagGCAGTTGCTTCCACGTGAGGATATGAATGTGTCTGCTAGGCCGTCACAGTATAACACAGTGAGCGAGGCGGGCGGCCCTTGCGATAGTCGTTGGAGCAGTAGCGGATCCCAATGACTACCTTGGGATagcctatacatttacattttagtcatttagcagacgctcttatccagagcgacttacatgagcaattagggttaagtgccttgctcaagggcacatcgacagatttttcacctagtcgcctcagggattagaaccagcgacctttcggttactggcacaacgctcttaaccactcttaaccactaagctacctgccgccccatacatATATACAAcaaggaaaagaaaagaggccgcaatcaaccttctgacccacgtgcacctgctgggattcttctgccagtccaaccacatatgcagcccttgtcccacttggggagagagagagagagagaggagagagagtgtgagtgagtgacagagagagagagactgagagagagagagtgagagagagagactgagagagtgagtgagtgagtgagagatagagagagagttagagagtgagagagagagagactgagagactgagagagtgagtgagagagagagagagagagagagtgagtgagactgagagacagagagtgagtgagagagagagtgagtgagactgagagagtgagtgagtgagtgagtgagagagagagagagtgtgagtgagtgagtgagacagagagtgagtgaaagagagtgagtgagtgagagagagagactgagagagtgagtgagagactgagtgagtgagtgagtgagagagagagagggtgtgagtgagtgagtgagagagagagagagagagagagtgagtgagagagagagagagagtgagtgagtgagagagactgagagactgagagagtgagtggtgagtgagagacagagtgagtgagtgagtgagagtgagagtgagagagtgagtgagtgagagagagagagtgagtgagtgagtgagagagagactgagagacagagagtgagtgagtgagtgagagagagagagagagtgtgagtgagtgagtgagactgagagagtgagtgaaagagagtgagtgactgagagagatagactgagagagtgagtgagtgagtgagagagactgagagagtgagtgagtgagagagagagagggtgtgagtgagtgagtgagagagagagagagagagagacagagagagagagagggtgagtgagagagagagtgagtgagtgagtgagtgagagagactgagagacagagagtgagtgagtgagtgagagacagagagagagtgagtgagtgagtgagtgagtgagtgagagagagagtgagagagtgagtgagagagagtgagtgattgagtgagtgagagactgagagacagagagtgagtgagtgagtgagagactgatagagtgagtgagagagagagagagagagtgagtgagtgagagagagagagagactgagagagtgagtgagtgagagagagagagagtgtgagtgagtgagactgagagactgagagagtgagtgagtgagtgagagagagagagagagtgagtgagagagagagagagactgatagactgagagagtgagtgagtgagtgagtgagtgagtgagagagagagagagagagagagagagagagagtgagtgagtgagagagagagactgagagagtgagtgactgagtaagtgagtgactgagtgagtgagtgagagagagactgagagactgagagagtgagagagagtgagtgagtgagtgagagagagagactgagactgagagactgagagagtgagtgagtgagtgagagagagagagacagagagagagagagagtgagagagagtgagtgagagagactgagagagtgagtgagtgagtgagtgagtgagagagagagacagagagtgagtgagtgagtgagtgagtgagtgagtgagtgagtgagtgagtgagtgagtgagtgagtgagtgagtgagaggagagagagagagagagagagagagagagagagagagagagagagagagagagagagagagagagagagagagagagagagagtgagtgagtgaggagagagactCCCTCTATCTAGGCCTATATCAACGCGCCATAACCCATGATGCGCCCAGCCTCCATAGCGCCAGCCAGACACcaagacccacacacacacagacaatatattagtagagacagccaacctacccacctacctacctaccagaagacaacacacaatctcactgtgtagaaatagtaggctacaaatacaacaacaacaacactcacactgccagtgcacaaaaagtactaatacaataacacacacacacacacacatagtgcaAGTAAGCATGTCGTAGGACTGTTTATACCATGTGGATCCTGTACATATGATTGAATACAACCTGAAACTTGAGGTACAACACTAGTCTCAGCCAGGCCTCACAGGTGCATGTGTTTTAAGGTCCCCAAAAGAGCGCTTCTTTAAAACACCCCTGACCACATCAGGGGACCCCAAACCATTTGATTCCCTTGCCAGACATCTCGGGCTCACTACACAACAAGTGCTGCTCGCAATCGGATGCACTTTTAGGCCATTTAGAGACAAATAGCACAGGAAAACCAGTGCGCACGCTCCACCCGACAGTCGAACGGTGAGGTTTTGAGCGAGCCGCAACAAATGCACGGCCCTTCGCGGCCCACATTACTTTATTCTGAACGGAGACAAGTCTGCTAGCTGGGCCGTTCGCTTTTGGACCAAAAACACGGCTCCGTCGGTGACTTTTGGGCGATAAGGCGAACAGAAAACACAAGTGAAAGAGCATTTGGCCAGCCCAGAGAAACCGAGCTGGGTGCCTTGAGTCTACATGGTTCTCTGTCGCGTTTAAGGCCAGCCCCCTGCTCGGTGTGGAGCTTCATAGCGCAGAGCAGCGTCTACAGCAAACTACTCCCTCGccagaccgtgtgtgtgtgtaccggaccaaacgacagacagacatggcagaAGTCGCACCAGCACCCGCAGCCGCAGCGCCGGCCAAGGCACCCAAGAAGAAGGCAGCAGCCTAGCCCAAGAAAGCGGGACCCAGCGTGGAGAGCTCACTCGTCAAGGCTGTGACCGCCTCCAAGGAGAGGAGGCGTGTCCCTGGCCGCGCTCAAGAAGACGCTGGCGGCAGGCGGCTACGACGTGGAGAAGAACAACTCCCGCGTCAAGATCGCAGTCAAGAGCCTCGTCACCAAGGGCACCCTGGTCCAGACCAAGGGCACCCGTGCATCCGGCTCCTTCAAGCTCAACAAGAAAGCCGTAAGGCGAAGAAGCCCGCCAAGAAAGCCGCAGTCCCCAAAGTAAAGAAGGTGGCCAAGAAGCTCGCCGGTAAGAAGCCCAAGAAGGTAGCAGCCAAGAAGGCCGTCGCGCAAGAAGTCCCCCAAGAAGGCCAAGAAGCCCGCTACACCCAAAAAAGGCGGCCAGAGCCCCAAGAAGGTGAAGAAGCCGCTGCAGCGTCAAGAAAAAGCGgccaagagccccaagaaggCTACAAAGGCAGCCAAGCCCAAAGCCGCCAAGCCCAAGGCAGCCAAGGCCAAGAAGGCAGCCCCCAAGAAGAAGTAAACCTATTACAAACAGTGTTCTACTCCACACATGTTGTACCACAAAAAGCTCTTTTAAAGAGCCACCCACCTATTTCCATAGAAAGCGCATTGATTTCCATATACTACCTGTCGTGAAAAAGAAATTACGCACACTAGGCTACTTTTACGCACACAACATTGTCCCACTCTGGGTGTGTGCGAAGGGAGAGGCATATAATAGAGGGCCAAAATGGCTTAGAAATTCGACCTCACCAGCCATTTGTATATGAGCCActggttctatatcgtggagctccgccccataggggagctatgctcctagtggtttaccctctgccctagggcagaacagcctgaagcaaaattatgcacacacctacagccaataggagtacaggtgtccctatataaggaaccccgttccctcaatctgcctcccattatcttcagcacTGGACTAGAATTGAAGAAGCCATAGAAGACTCAGGAAGATCTCGCGTCGTTGATATCCAGCCATCAACGTCTTCCCacaatgagcacaccaagcttacccatagggtaagtatttaacaaagctcttttcagagctcaatgtcgctgttcccCTTGGCGGCTGTCACCCCCCGACATATGTTTCGTGGGTTGAGGGACACAGCATGCCAGGGACGGCCTCATTAATccccactatgcgccagctgcgccctcctttTTTGAAGGAGTGGAAGAAGCGTTGGGCattttagggaggatattcctcttgaggatgtgctatcaATGTTAGTCTCAGCtctgaggcatcatctgaaggcgctgactcaggagatgacagggctattggggaagaaatgaatattctattggaacaattcattacactgacccagatgtttaacaccccCTTTTCCTTCAGGAAATTGTGAGGTCattacatccctggatgatgacgccacagcctctctgtgctctgaATTTTCAGAtctcattgagtgggctgctaaacagtgggagattaagctgccccccATTCCTCCAACcccggaagtggatatgatgAAGGGGCGGCCATTACTCTCGCTACAGCTTGGCGTCAGACGgcggcctccagcagcaagggagcgggcctCGCCCTGCAGCGCCAGAGGTGCCGGCGAGAGGTCATCaaagcgtcatcctggcatcacccgaagggcggcCAGAAGAGACGCCGTTGCGACAGGCGAggggagagaacggaagacggcacagcgcctgctgtgaccgagcccactgtcccccactctaccgttgagtgtatggaggagaatgttttttgttgatgtgtaataaagagttggctctacttgacactgtcaaaaaagagccccttttccataatacatccgagagcgttcgaccttcctcactctcgctctctctcttaccactatgAGTGCAGCTCAGCCTCCACCATAGTGCGTTGCTGAAACGCACACATAAGGCAGGTATATAAAGGTATTAAGTGTACCTtaaagacctcactttacagactcctaggagtgctgtagtgagtgtctcacatagcaggctgcagtctcagccagataatggcatgatgacgcgaccgctattcgggacggcgctctgtctcaggctaacgcctcagtcagtacagttcagacccgtgctacgttcacggagggcctgattactCACGGTTACGGGCGTAACCAACGTATCAGCACCCGTTTCTCTCAAACGCGCTGATAATAACCACACTGAGTGTGGCTCAGCCCACCAGGAGTGCAGagctgagcacacacaggaggtgaagaaaaagggtatcaaggcgccgcctttgtgttacctcatagagacctcacgtcacagacttctaggagtgctgtagtggaGCGTCTCACacagcaggctgcagtctcagccagagaatggcatgatgacgcgaccTATATATGGGGACGGCGCCCTGTCTCAGGCTAGTGCCTTAGTCAGGGCGGCTCAGAACCGTGCTACGTTCAAGGAGGGCCGAATACTAGAGTTACGGGTGTAACCAACGTATGGCGCCCCCTGTTCTCACAGAACGTGTTGATTCTCACCACTCTGTATGTAGCTCGACTCACCAGAGGTGTGTAACTGAGCATACACAGGAGAGGAAAGGGAAAAAGGTAGCAAGGCGCAGCCTTAGCTCACCTGATAAGGACttttactacagactcctaggagctctgtagtaaaggttTCACACAACAGGCAGCAGtctctgtcccaatgtgacatgaggacgcagccgctagctgggaatgacgccttgctgcaggctaatgcctcagccAGCGCAGATCGGACCCATGCGACGTTCAAGGAGGGCGAGAATACTAGAGTTACAGGTGTAACCAATGTATGGGACGCCCCCAGTGTATTCAGAACGTAACAATGCCCATGGCTCTGAGTGTAGCTCACCACACAAGAGTGTGCTGTTGAGCAGCCGCATGAGACCAGTGAGGAGGTATTGTGGCACCATCTTGTGGTACCAGTCAGAGATCACACTTTTCAGACTCTGTTGAGTACTGCAATGGATGGGTCTCATGGcaagcagcagtctcagtcagacaatgacatgataGCGCAATTGCTACCCGGgagagcgctctgtctcaggtCAATGCCTCAGCCAGTGCAGTTCagaaccgtgctgcgttcacggagggccggattactggagttacggtcgtaactaacgtatcaaggcctccgattcactcagaacgagctgatgtttcctctccctttcgaaGGGGCCCGcctgggctattccaccaacccagtgctggggaatagcggcggcgagggccatagaggaatacaggtccttcctactggacgcACCACAGCCGtgcgcgcccgctttctctgcattgctggcagtggctaacgaagctgtaccctctcacgctggctagaacagacgttgcagaagggttatgccctccaattccatcggaccccacccccgttcagggagtggtggagacggtgatgaaaacgccggacAAAGTAGCCGCTCTGAGGTCAGAGATTACGAactttttggcgaaggaggcggtcacagtagttcccgagagcaaaggaacaaggggctGTATtgcttatttcctagtgcccaaaaagacggggagtgaggccgattttggatttacgcattctcaacgagagcataaccaaacagcccttccgaatgctgacgacaaaacgtctactggaatgtgtccagaaagggacttttgtacaagcatggACCTAAAGGACGCGATTCCATGTGCCGATACAATCGCGTACagggaagtttctgcggttcgcctttcaaggggtggcgtacgagttcacgaggatgccattcgggtacgccctggcacctcgaacgttttccaaatgtgtggaggcggcattggagccgctgcgtcgtcaagggataaggatattagcctacctagacgacctgctggttctcgccccgtcagcagagctggcgttcacacacacgacacagacagtgattcatctcacgcgtctggggttcgctgtgaattggaaaaagagcgcactctggcccagtcatcagatagtCTACCTGGGGCTACAGCtagcactgtaatgatgagggcgggAATTTggaccctcgaagggcagcattattactagccctgaggaagtgtcgtccgaatcacacagtaacggcgctatcgatcatgtcacttttgggtctcatgtcggcagcccactctgtggtaccGCTAGggcttctgcacatgcgcagaacacagcggtggttcgcctaactaagactagacccagtgcgtcaacgtcatcggttggtggtggttcctctctcgctaagagcagacctggactattggcgGAACCCCATgcttctcacgcacggagtcccgatgggcaaggtgtcatcctacattccagtgtttacagatgcctctctgactggatggggagggacatgtcagtctcaagcgagtaggaggtgcatggcctcaatcaggttcgtcacatcaacctcctagAGTTGGAAACGGTGCGACTGGtcttgacccacttcgcgtctacccttcggggtcgcgatgtgttggtctggtcagacaaccgaaccacagtggctcacataaaccgccagggaggggtcaggtctcctgccctTCATCGGGCGGCAGTAGACTGTGGCTGTGGGCTCCAAGCGCCTTCCGGCTCGTTGAGAGCAGACACAttcgggctacttgaacgtaggggcagacctcatgtcaagagggggtcctcggaGACGACTAGTGGTGTCTGCACCCGGACATTGTTCtacagatttgggaacaattcggagAGCCGGAGGTGGACctgttcgcgtcacgtgtgaacgcgcagtgtctcctatggttctctctgagaaaccaggacgaaccgccattggggagagacgcattcgcgcactacccgtggccgaaagttctcctgtatgcattccctccgctgtcttgcattctcccactgttagccagggtgaggtcagaggagctgtcagtgatactgatagcgcccgatcgcccggggctccgtggtttgcagagatgagtcagatgttgattgcgccaccttggccaattccacatcgacgaggCCGTTGACtcaggcgggaggctcgatagggcaatggcccataatcggccaaccactgaaggcttggttcctgaatggGACAGGTTGAAGCGCCGTGGGttgtctgatgcagtgatcagaacaaTACAGGGCGCAGAGCCGGTTCCACTTCTAGGgtgtataccagcagatggaacgtTTTCTCACGATGGTGTGATACAGgacgtagaccccatgagctgtcaggtagagagtgtgctctcattcctacagtctatgtttgataagcagaaatcgccctccaccattcgagtgtttgcagcggcaatttcagctggtcatgaagggCTTAACGGAAAAAGTGtgttcagtcacccattagtgaaacgtttcctATTGGGAACGCAGAACGGCTTAGGCCAAGGCCTAGAGCTACGTTACCAAAATGGGATTTGGCATtggttctcgaagcgctatgtaagtcgccgttcgagccactgaatcaaatacccctcaagatgctgtctatcaagacggcgctgttgctcgccttgactaccgctaagcgagtcagtgatttgtgtgcactgtcgacgagacccgactgccttgccattaatggcgatctgagcagagcggtgttacgtcctaacccggcatttgtgccgaaggttattaacagtgcatatagatcacgcACAGATCGTGGGAATGTGGGCTTTTCATCCCCTCCTCCCCATGGGGAGAGGGTGAGAAAAGCGATTGtttgtgcccagtacgcgctttggcgtggtTCGTGAGCGCACAGCGGTGGTTAGGTCATcgctcagctgtttgtgtgtcagttgcggctgcattgggtagaccactttcaaaacagcgattgtctcattggctttgtgaaggcattgagacggcgtACTGAGGCGGCGAgggcaacaaccgcctcagggtattAGAAGGagcgcactccactcgtggagttgCAGCTTCTACTGCCTTCTTCAGAGGGAACAGaggtagaggatatttgtagagcggcgtcatggtcgacaccgtctccttttatccgtttctatctgttggatatgtcttctaactctttggctcggtctgtactcagcgtggctgaagggagatcatGAGCAGAATAGAGAAGGA from Coregonus clupeaformis isolate EN_2021a unplaced genomic scaffold, ASM2061545v1 scaf2538, whole genome shotgun sequence carries:
- the LOC121563466 gene encoding histone H1-like gives rise to the protein MSRGGVSLAALKKTLAAGGYDVEKNNSRVKIAVKSLVTKGTLVQTKGTRASGSFKLNKKAPRRPSRKKSPKKAKKPATPKKGGQSPKKVKKPLQRQEKAAKSPKKATKAAKPKAAKPKAAKAKKAAPKKK